One part of the Bacillota bacterium genome encodes these proteins:
- a CDS encoding flavodoxin family protein, whose translation MYVLAVIGSPRKGGNTDVLVDKAIGGARSSGAQVEKVYLSDLDIGPCDACMGCENTGECVKPDDMQDLFPKILRADGLIIGTPVYWWGPTAQTKLFVDRWYSLQFKEASMKGKKMAVIAPYGDDDPATARHVFGMFQDAADYLGVDLVGTCGATANDKGEVASNEVALKRALYLGKLVAAGGQVHG comes from the coding sequence ATGTACGTCCTGGCTGTGATCGGGTCACCGCGAAAGGGCGGAAATACCGACGTACTGGTGGACAAGGCCATCGGGGGCGCGCGCTCGTCGGGTGCTCAGGTGGAGAAGGTGTATCTCAGCGACCTGGATATCGGGCCGTGCGACGCCTGCATGGGCTGCGAGAATACCGGCGAATGCGTCAAGCCGGACGACATGCAGGACCTTTTTCCAAAGATCCTGAGGGCGGACGGACTAATAATCGGCACTCCCGTGTACTGGTGGGGACCGACGGCGCAGACGAAGCTGTTCGTCGACCGCTGGTATTCCCTTCAGTTCAAGGAGGCTTCGATGAAAGGGAAGAAGATGGCGGTTATCGCCCCGTATGGAGACGACGACCCCGCCACGGCCCGCCACGTGTTCGGAATGTTCCAGGACGCCGCGGACTACCTGGGCGTCGACCTGGTGGGCACCTGCGGCGCCACAGCCAACGACAAGGGCGAGGTCGCGTCCAACGAGGTGGCCCTCAAGCGCGCGCTTTACCTTGGGAAACTCGTAGCCGCTGGCGGCCAGGTCCACGGGTAG